A single window of Crassostrea angulata isolate pt1a10 chromosome 8, ASM2561291v2, whole genome shotgun sequence DNA harbors:
- the LOC128160428 gene encoding protein rolling stone-like isoform X2 — MVCGIDLRTRTCASVCRKNLNLSQCGPSFLFIGWSACWAILHLLGLGLQPYFHKDVELDLKWFSYLTYWGYTTLGIFTLWDCVTSVYVHIRRRDIIKSECTVMPWYLKAAWVQFNINTPVALVITILFYLFIPNDTSPNSILVHAMNTVYVSANVIICAKPMRVLHLVHPFIYGFVYLIFSVIYQKTTNNVVYVQLDWENMPQTALFMLGVLFLILPLLYLMCLVVTRTRTLVHKKLCGKRATVSPMEIEENPSDECESIKENKSETA, encoded by the exons TGTGGTCCTTCCTTCCTGTTCATTGGTTGGTCTGCTTGTTGGGCCATTCTTCATTTGCTCGGACTCGGGCTTCAGCCGTACTTCCATAAGGACGTCGAGCTCGATCTCAAATGGTTTTCCTACCTTACCTATTGGGGATATACCACCTTGGGAATCTTCACTTTATGGGATTGTGTAACATCTGTCTATGTCCATATACGACGAAGGGATATCATCAAAAGTG AGTGCACAGTGATGCCTTGGTATTTGAAGGCCGCTTGGGTCCAGTTTAACATCAATACGCCCGTGGCCCTTGTTATCACCAtccttttttacctttttatacCAAATG atACCAGTCCAAACAGTATTTTGGTTCATGCCATGAACACGGTTTACGTCAGTGCCAACGTCATCATCTGCGCGAAACCGATGCGCGTTCTACATTTAGTTCATCCATTTATTTATGGCTTCGTGTATCTTATTTTCTCCGTCATTTACCAAAAAACTACAAACAACGTCGTGTATGTGCAGCTGGACTGGGAAAACATGCCTCAGACAGCTTTATTCATGTTGGGAGTTCTTTTTCTCATCCTTCCGCTGCTTTATCTTATGTGCTTAGTTGTGACTAGGACTCGAACACTGGTCCACAAAAAGCTCTGTGGAAAGAGAGCGACCGTTTCACCAATGGAAATAGAAGAAAACCCCAGTGATGAATGTGAATctattaaagaaaacaagagtgaaactgcttaa
- the LOC128161267 gene encoding tripartite motif-containing protein 3-like gives MDPRSTAQDVHRCDLCETAIAQSYCDLCHVNLCKPCIGEHISDEYDKHKIVRFKDRNSTLIYPKCTMHPEKNCELQCKNCDNFICSSCTASEQHRGHAFVEVTDIYIAKKEVIEEDTEKLQNIIIPQYEGIAHDLEGQIANLDEEYEKLITEISKQGEEWHKEIDIVINRVKTEISEIKINHREVLQRHLDENKQIQSLIDQTQLAIKEIKKSPEVSSTIEYNSKIKELYNLPPLKVKVLLPTFIPKPLDHEKLYLLFGQIAPLTTATEETVLSPNLPTNSIRELMDEPELVATLQTGYNNLLSITYLDEDRIWTSGQTNAIKCFSFKGSLLQKIQTKSGEWPSDIAVNSDGDLLYSEWFTRTVNKVKNGVTEESISLQGWKPANLCATSTGDLLVAMYSNTQTQSKVVRYSGSTEKQIIQLDDKGKPIFSGNNGMKCITENRNHDICVADWKAEVVVVVNQNGKLRWRYTGHPPVARTKSFKPRGITTDTQSRILTADYDNHCIHILDQNGLFLCFINNCDLEYPRGLCVDKDDNLFVCEYYKGNVRKIKYSK, from the coding sequence ATGGATCCTCGCTCTACTGCCCAGGACGTGCAccgatgtgacctttgtgagaccgcCATAGCACAAAGCTACTGTGACCTTTGTCATGTCAACCTATGTAAGCCTTGTATTGGAGAACATATCTCTGATgaatatgacaaacataaaatagtccGATTCAAGGATCGAAATTCAACATTGATTTATCCGAAATGCACAATGCATCCAGAGAAAAACTGTGAACTTCAGTGCAAAAATTGTGACAATTTTATTTGTTCGTCCTGTACTGCTTCTGAACAACACAGAGGACATGCATTTGTTGAAGTTACAGACATTTACATCGCAAAAAAAGAAGTAATTGAAGAGGATACAGAGAAGTTACAGAATATCATTATCCCTCAATATGAAGGAATTGCACACGACTTAGAAGGTCAGATTGCTAATCTAGATGAAGAATATGAGAAACTAATAACAGAAATTTCAAAACAAGGAGAGGAGTGGCACAAAGAAATCGACATTGTCATAAACAGGGTTAAAACTGAAATAAGTGAGATAAAAATCAACCACAGAGAAGTTTTACAGAGACACTTGGATGAAAATAAACAGATACAGTCTCTCATAGATCAAACGCAACTAGCTattaaagaaatcaagaaatctCCTGAAGTATCTTCGACCATAGAATACAACTCTAAGATCAAAGAGTTATATAATCTTCCGCCGCTCAAAGTCAAAGTATTACTGCCAACATTCATCCCAAAGCCATTAGACCATGAGAAGCTATATCTTTTGTTTGGACAGATCGCCCCATTAACTACTGCTACCGAAGAAACTGTTTTGTCACCAAACTTACCGACGAATTCAATCAGAGAATTAATGGATGAACCGGAGCTAGTTGCTACATTGCAAACTGGTTATAATAATCTACTAAGTATTACCTATCTCGATGAAGACAGGATATGGACGTCTGGACAAACCAATGCCATCAAATGCTTCAGCTTTAAAGGTTCACTACTGCAGAAAATTCAGACAAAATCCGGAGAATGGCCTAGTGATATAGCTGTAAACAGTGATGGGGATCTATTGTACAGTGAATGGTTTACAAGAACTGTTAATAAAGTCAAGAATGGAGTAACAGAAGAGTCGATCAGTTTACAGGGATGGAAGCCTGCTAATCTTTGTGCCACTTCTACTGGTGATCTCCTGGTTGCCATGTACAGTAATACACAAACTCAATCCAAAGTTGTCCGTTACTCTGGATCTACAGAGAAGCAAATCATTCAACTTGATGACAAAGGTAAGCCTATATTCTCAGGAAATAATGGTATGAAATGCATCACGgagaacagaaaccatgacatctgtgtagctgactGGAAGGCTGAGGTAGTAGTGGTGGTTAATCAGAACGGGAAGCTAAGATGGAGGTACACCGGTCATCCCCCAGTTGCCAGGACCAAATCATTTAAGCCTCGTGGTATCACAACGGATACTCAGAGTcgtatcctgacagcagactatGACAACCATTGTATCCATATTCTAGATCAGAATGGATTGTTCCTATGTTTTATTAATAACTGTGATCTAGAGTATCCTcgtggtttatgtgtggacaaaGACGACAATCTGTTTGTGTGCGAGTATTACAAAGGCaatgtaagaaaaataaaatattcaaaatag
- the LOC128161712 gene encoding uncharacterized protein LOC128161712 — MDPRSSAQDVHRCDLCKTAIAQSNCDFCHVNLCKPCIGEHISDEYETHKIVRFQDRKSTLIYQKCMLHTPKTCELQCKNCDNILVCSSCTASEQHRGHIFVEVLEAYEAKKEVIEKDAEKLQNLISLKYEEIALELDNQITNLDGGYEKLTSEISNQGEQWHREIDIIINKMKTEIGEIKEKHKDLLQKHFEEIKQIQCLVDKTLLDMSEIKKSREVTPTIEYSSKIREFSKLPYKVKVPLATFIPHLIDREQLESLFGQMTPLSSATEESVWSINQPNTSVRELLDKPELVATIKTGYGSVLNVTCLNEDKIWTSGLTKEMKCFNINGSLHQTNTIKSGELPRDLAIDSYGNLLYIDDTSNTVNKIKNGQTNKLNRVKIWVPVNVCVTSTDDLLVTMYRNFIAQSKVVRYSGSSEKQTIQFDDESKPLYSENKEMKYISENRNHDICVADCRASAVVVVNQDGKLRWRYTGHLAVANNKTFKPFGITTDSQSRILTADRNNNCVHILDQNGQFLRYIDNCLNDPWGLCVDNNDNLFVCECYNGNVKKIKYSK, encoded by the coding sequence aTGGATCCTCGCTCTAGTGCTCAGGATGTTCATCGATGTGACCTTTGTAAGACCGCCATAGCACAGAGTAactgtgacttttgtcatgtCAACCTGTGCAAGCCTTGTATAGGAGAACATATCTCTGATGAATATGAAACACATAAAATAGTCCGATTCCAGGATCGAAAATCAACCTTGATATATCAAAAATGCATGTTGCATACACCAAAAACCTGTGAACTCCAATGCAAGAATTGTGATAACATTTTGGTTTGCTCTTCTTGTACTGCATCTGAACAGCACAGAGGTCATATATTTGTAGAGGTTTTAGAAGCTTACGAGGCAAAGAAAGAAGTTATTGAAAAAGATGCAGAGAAGTTACAGAATCTTATTTCGCttaaatatgaagaaattgcaCTCGAATTGGACAATCAGATTACCAACCTGGATGGAGGATATGAGAAACTTACATCGGAAATTTCGAATCAAGGAGAgcaatggcacagagaaattgacatcatcatcaacaaaatgaaaactgaaatcgGCGAGATAAAAGAGAAACACAAAGATCTTTTACAGAAACACtttgaagaaataaaacagaTACAGTGTCTTGTAGATAAAACATTACTGGACATGAGTGAAATCAAGAAATCTAGAGAAGTAACTCCAACCATTGAATACAGCTCTAAGATCAGAGAATTCAGCAAGTTGCCATACAAAGTCAAGGTACCATTGGCAACATTTATTCCACATTTAATCGACCGTGAGCAGCTTGAAAGTTTGTTTGGGCAGATGACCCCATTATCGTCAGCTACCGAAGAAAGCGTCTGGTCAATTAACCAACCCAACACTTCAGTCAGAGAACTACTGGATAAACCGGAGCTTGTTGCCACAATAAAGACTGGCTATGGATCTGTACTTAACGTGACATGTTTAAATGAAGACAAAATCTGGACGAGTGGATTGACgaaagaaatgaaatgtttcAATATTAATGGTTCGCTGCATCAAACAAACACCATAAAATCGGGAGAACTGCCTAGAGATCTAGCCATAGACAGTTATGGGAATCTCCTGTACATTGATGATACATCAAAtacagtgaataaaataaagaatggacagacaaataaattaaacagaGTAAAGATATGGGTGCCTGTTAATGTATGTGTGACCTCTACTGATGATCTCTTGGTTACGATGTACAGAAATTTTATAGCTCAATCCAAAGTTGTCCGTTACTCGGGATCTTcagagaaacaaacaattcaatttgaCGACGAATCTAAGCCGTTATACTcagaaaataaggaaatgaaatacatttcagagaacagaaaccatgacatATGTGTAGCTGATTGTCGGGCTtctgcagtagtggtggtcaatcaggacGGGAAACTTAGATGGAGATACACCGGTCATCTTGCAGTTGccaataacaaaacatttaaaccctttggtatcacaacagacagtcagagtcgtatcctgacagcagaccgTAACAACAATTGTGTCCACATTCTGGATCAGAATGGGCAGTTTCTccgttacattgataactgtcTGAATGATCCctggggtttatgtgtggacaataATGACAATCTGTTTGTGTGTGAGTGTTACAACggcaatgtaaagaaaatcaaatattcaaaatag
- the LOC128161613 gene encoding uncharacterized protein LOC128161613, which translates to MDPRSSTQDVHRCDLCKTAIAQSYCDFCHVNLCKPCLREHISDEYETHKIVRFQDRKSTLIYPKCKLHTPKTCELQCKNCDNIFVCSSCTASEQHRGHIFVEVLEVYEAKKEVIEKDAEKLQNLISPKYEEIALELDNQITNLDGGYEKLTSEISNQGEQWHREIDIIINKMKTEIGEIKEKYKDLLQKHFEEIKQIQCLIDKTLLDMSEIKKSREVTPTIEYSSKIREFSKLPYKVKVPLATFIPHLIDREQLESLFGQMTPLSSATEESVWSINQPNTSVRELLDKPELVATIKTGYGSVLNVTCLNEDKIWTSGLTKEMKCFNINGSLHQTNTIKSGELPRDLAIDSYGNLLYIDDTLNTVNKIKNGQTNKLIRVKIWVPVNVCVTSADNLLVTMYRNFIAQSKVVRYSGSSEKQTIQFDDESKPLYSENKEMKYISENRNHDICVADCRASAVVVVNQDGKLRWRYTGHLAVANIKTFKPFGITTDSQSRILTADRNNNCIHILDQNGQFLRHIDNCLNDPWGLCVDNNDNLFVCECYNGNVKKIKYSK; encoded by the coding sequence aTGGATCCTCGCTCTAGTACTCAGGATGTTCATCGATGTGACCTTTGTAAGACCGCCATAGCACAGAGTtactgtgacttttgtcatgtCAACCTGTGCAAGCCTTGTTTAAGAGAACATATCTCTGATGAATATGAAACACATAAAATAGTCCGATTCCAGGATCGAAAATCAACCTTGATATATCCAAAATGCAAGTTGCATACACCAAAAACCTGTGAACTCCAATGCAAGAATTgtgataacatttttgtttgttcttcttGTACTGCATCTGAACAGCACAGAGGTCATATATTTGTAGAGGTTTTAGAAGTTTACGAGGCAAAGAAAGAAGTTATTGAAAAAGATGCAGAGAAGTTACAGAATCTTATTTCGCctaaatatgaagaaattgcaCTCGAATTGGACAATCAGATTACCAACCTGGATGGAGGATATGAGAAACTTACATCGGAAATTTCGAATCAAGGAGAgcaatggcacagagaaattgacatcatcatcaacaaaatgaaaactgaaatcgGCGAGATAAAAGAGAAATACAAAGATCTTTTACAGAAACACtttgaagaaataaaacagaTACAGTGTCTTATAGATAAAACATTACTGGACATGAGTGAAATCAAGAAATCTAGAGAAGTAACTCCAACCATTGAATACAGCTCTAAGATCAGAGAATTCAGCAAGTTGCCATACAAAGTCAAGGTACCATTGGCAACATTTATTCCACATTTAATCGACCGTGAGCAGCTTGAAAGTTTGTTTGGGCAGATGACCCCATTATCGTCAGCTACCGAAGAAAGCGTCTGGTCAATTAACCAACCCAACACTTCAGTCAGAGAACTACTGGATAAACCGGAGCTTGTTGCCACAATAAAGACTGGCTATGGATCTGTACTTAACGTGACATGTTTAAATGAAGACAAAATCTGGACGAGTGGATTGACgaaagaaatgaaatgtttcAATATTAATGGTTCGCTGCATCAAACAAACACCATAAAATCGGGAGAACTGCCTAGAGATCTAGCCATAGACAGTTATGGGAATCTTCTGTACATTGATGATACATTAAAtacagtgaataaaataaagaatGGACAGACAAATAAATTAATCAGAGTAAAGATATGGGTGCCTGTTAATGTATGTGTGACCTCTGCTGATAATCTCTTGGTTACGATGTACAGAAATTTTATAGCTCAATCCAAAGTTGTCCGTTACTCGGGATCTTcagagaaacaaacaattcaatttgaCGACGAATCTAAGCCGTTATACTcagaaaataaggaaatgaaatacatttcagagaacagaaaccatgacatctgtgtagctgaTTGTCGGGCTtctgcagtagtggtggtcaatcaggacGGGAAACTTAGATGGAGATACACCGGCCATCTTGCAGTTGCcaatatcaaaacatttaaaccctttggtatcacaacagacagtcagagtcgtatcctgacagcagaccgTAACAACAATTGTATCCACATTCTGGATCAGAATGGGCAGTTTCTCCGTCACATTGATAACTGTCTGAATGATCCctggggtttatgtgtggacaataATGACAATCTGTTTGTGTGTGAGTGTTACAACggcaatgtaaagaaaatcaaatattcaaaatag